TTTTGTATATTTTTTTTCTTGCTCTTTTCCCAGTTATAAGTGTTTTCATTATGCAATTCGGATTTGATTTAAAACCTTGTGTTCTTTGCCATTACCAACGTTACCCTTATTTTCTGATTTTATTTCTTTCTTTATGTGTCTTAATTTTTAATGTCACAGATCATAAATTTGTTTTTATTGCTTTTATGGTATGCGTTCTTTGTTTTTTTATAACAGCCTTTATAGGTTTTTTTCACGTTGGTGTTGAACATCATTGGTGGGAAGGTACAGCTGAATGCGCAGGGCGAATTAATATTAAATTATCGCCTCAAGAATTTATTTTACAATTAACCCAACAACCCATTGTCCGTTGTGATGAAGTAGCCTGGTCATTTTTAGGTATTTCACTTGCAGGATATAATTTTTTATATGGTTCATGTTGTGGGATAGGGTTATTATATTTTGGCATCAAAAAAGAATACGTCACCCATGACCACAAATCCCAATAATAAGTACCAATCCAATTCTTATGCGCTTCCCGGTGATTTAGATTTTCATGACGAACTTATGCGTATTATTCGGGTAAATCATGCAGGCGAATACGGTGCCAAAAGAATTTATGAAGGCCAACTAGCCATCTTTCACCATGATTCACATACAGGTACAGTCATTCACCACATGGCTATGCAAGAAAAAAAACACCTGGATGCTTTTGAAAGGTTAATGGTCCAGCATCAAGTAAGACCCACATTACTGCAACCTTTATGGCATCAATTAGGATATGGGTTAGGTTTTATTACAGCCCTGCTTGGCTCTAAAGCAGCTATGGCTTGTACTGTAGGTGTTGAAGAAGCTATTACCGAACATTATTCAAGACAAATTAAAAAATTAGGTAATCAAAATAAAGAAATCTCGACCCTTTTAGAAGAATTTAAGCAAGATGAACAAGATCATCTTGATCTTAGTCTTCAGGAAGGTGCAGAAGAAGCTGTTGCTTATCCTTTAATGAAACACTTGATTAAAAAAGCCACAAATGTAGCCATATGGTTATCAGAACGCCTTTAATCAAAAA
This genomic interval from Alphaproteobacteria bacterium contains the following:
- a CDS encoding disulfide bond formation protein B, with amino-acid sequence MTIIQQSQTRSIFLYIFFLALFPVISVFIMQFGFDLKPCVLCHYQRYPYFLILFLSLCVLIFNVTDHKFVFIAFMVCVLCFFITAFIGFFHVGVEHHWWEGTAECAGRINIKLSPQEFILQLTQQPIVRCDEVAWSFLGISLAGYNFLYGSCCGIGLLYFGIKKEYVTHDHKSQ
- a CDS encoding demethoxyubiquinone hydroxylase family protein yields the protein MTTNPNNKYQSNSYALPGDLDFHDELMRIIRVNHAGEYGAKRIYEGQLAIFHHDSHTGTVIHHMAMQEKKHLDAFERLMVQHQVRPTLLQPLWHQLGYGLGFITALLGSKAAMACTVGVEEAITEHYSRQIKKLGNQNKEISTLLEEFKQDEQDHLDLSLQEGAEEAVAYPLMKHLIKKATNVAIWLSERL